The sequence below is a genomic window from Bradysia coprophila strain Holo2 chromosome X unlocalized genomic scaffold, BU_Bcop_v1 contig_128, whole genome shotgun sequence.
ACAAGGCGTCTTTAGAGAATGCAATTCCAgcactcgcctccggctcgagctggaaacctctcacgCTAAGAAAATAACTGTTAAATGCATAAAGAAAATGACTGTTACATACTGATCGAATCGAAAATagtgaaaagtacggttttcgacgcatgtagcataaAACATATAAAACTGCAAAACCAACCCCCTGTAAATACTTTATGTAAAGTacagtttccacttaaaaagagcactccgtttagcctccgtttacatgacagttgtaaaatagaacaaaagaactgtcacgcaaacggagtggaaattgaatttattatacttaagtatagtttccacttaaaaagagcactccgtttagcctccgtttacatgacagttgtaaaatagaacaaaagaactgtcacgcaaacggagtggaaattgaatttattatacttaagtatagtttccacttaaaaagagcactccgtttagcctccgtttacatgacagttgtaaaatagaacaaaagaactgtcacgcaaacggagtggaaattgaatttattatacttaagtatagtttccacttaaaaagagcactccgtttagcctctgtttacatgacagttgtaaaatagaacaaagaaACTGTCACGtgaacggagtaaaaaattgaaataaattcaatttccactaaacggagtgctctttttaagtggaaactatactttaaagTGAGTAGTATCCGGGAAAAGTAAATTGTTTTACATAATTGCACCAACAAGTTCATTCCACCGATTTCAAAGTTCATTTCACGAAACGATAAATGCGAATACGTTCATCAATCGCTGTATGGCAATTTATACCTATATTTTATGGCAgttactgtttttttttttgctgtgtgGATACAGTTTAAAATGACAACTCCTGAATTAATCATATCAATTTATAAATTGACTTCAAAAGCAGTGCCATATGAAAAAGCCTGGTCACACAAATTATAGCgtttgaaattataattcccttgactgaaagtcagggtcttatgaaagaaaatacccttaaatgtccgtaacgctaagttcactttgatattttgaaaatgttctacattggcaaaaaacgttaaatacagaaaacgtccgtacacttgtggactcgataactcgagcaattctttaccgatttgcaaaatattggttttaatcgacggagaatgaaaatcatgaggttaagttcgtagatgggcaatattggagtaatgagatgggagtaattctcaagagatttttttacttgttaccgcgataacttccataattcttatccgattttcaaagattttgtcttaatcgacgaagattgaaaatcttgaggctgagtttgcagatggataatattCGAACAAcaagatgggagaaattctacacaggcgctttctcttgttaccgcgcgataacttgagtaatttttacccgattttcaaattttttgttttaattgacagagaatgatattggagtagtgagtttggagtaattgtaaatataacttgttataccacgacatttttgcaacggatttccagaaaaatttctaatttgacgatttgtgaaattctggatttctggtctaacaattaagaagtacttcccaaaagagtttttgcttgcttgcttgagaaactGATAGCTctagtaattctcagaggcttcaaaaatcaatttcgaccagtagcgtaattcatgtggttaaactcgaacattggaatttaatcggactagtaatctgggatatacgacaattttcgcgtgaaatccgtattcttaaaaagaatttttttcgatcctaaaatgtttgaacgagtgtgaactttgcggccagagcgaagcgagggccgtaattcacacgagttttattttttcaagaggtaggcaggaaatacgccaccttttcagcgcttttagaagactatataggagactcatattaggagtAAAACGTACGTCGCTAGACCTTCCACTCATTGCGCTTTTTAGGAGACAATATTCAATCGttgtaaatattgtttgtttgtattcttcTCAGTGTATGTATAACATACTCAAAAATGCCTCTCCTGATCACATCGTGttataatttcctattttccgtGTTTAAGGCTtatgaatatttgaacgagtgtgaactttgcgaccagagcgaagcgagggccgtaattcacacgagtttaatttattcaagaggAAGGCAAGAAATATGCCATTTTAAAAGAGTTTTTAAGTACTCATACTTATTGGATGtaaaacatcgctcgctgaACCTTCGATTCACGCAGCtctgaagaaaattaaataaattttgagttttctaaaACAcccagtgaaaataaaagagataCTCAATTAATGATGTAGCAAAGAGACTAAGAGACCATTCTTGTTTCGCTTTTTCATCTgactataattttgtgtttttcaaaacaacagcttttttaaaaatggtaagacAACTGAGACTGGAATTATTGAAAGTATTgatagtcagtcaagggaaatgacccacccaagtggtggggcctagtttatTGGTAACGACTTAATTCAATGTTAAACTCTTTTTAATCGGCTCTATTGGTATACTATTAccaaataattaataaaattttgttttatatctTCCGCAttattcaatgatttttatatgacatATAAggttcattcaattttttttttcaaaaagtcaaaatcaaaaaaaaaatgtttaatatccaaaccagtaaaaaaaagtgtgcAGACACATTCAACgtgaaaatttgttaattcGATTTACCTTATATTTGTCAAGGTCATTATTGCTCGAttcttttgaatatttttcaataaaatttggtCATCGAAATGTAGACGgtcggttttttttgttgttgtcttcatttcatattttatatcAACTAAACCACCTAATTTATGCATAACATTTCTCATCATTACTTACATTGACATAGAAAATGTGCCGTTGATCATCATACTGTTATCTAATCCGAACGTGACATTTTACATTAATCTTtcagttggtttttttttttgggttgttgttcaaagtaggaaatttggaaattaccTTATTTGCATAGAATGGTAGCTCTTCAATATTGGCTTTATTTTTCCATGaccaacaaaacgaaaaaaaaatggcagagTTTAGTCTGCATTGTTACAtaccaaaataaaaactcattaaaattgaacgaacgacTTACTCGACGCGGAAATATTACCACAAACAAGAATTACTGGATATTAAACCAGAATTTCGAATTATaagcaaaaatttttgcaGTTTTATTATTAGAATGTTTTCGAACCGAACAACTGAATAACCAGCAGCCAAAgttcatttgaataaattgtgTACTTGGGGAGAATggagaaaataaaacgaaataatttgattttatttaacttGAAAATTGGAGCAAATATTTACGAAACAGATTTCGTGCTAACTGGAATAGcaacacaacaaaatattgGATTTAACTGTGAGAACCTGCATCATTGTTTGCATTGGTGcggaataattaattttatcccATACTTTTCGGTCAGTATAAATTTGGATAGCGTTTATCATTGATACCGTGTCGCCATGATGAGAAAACTTCATCCGATCTCCAGTAAATAAGCTAGTTCTGATGCtcccaaaattttaaattctgaaCCGGACAATTCTAGAAGATTTTGTTGCAGAGAACTCTAAAGTACATACCTCGTAAATATCATGTATAGATATTTAACATGCTTTGCTTTCCCTATgatcgaaagtggcttattacacacctagggaaaaAATTGGGTTAAGTTTcaaaaacatgtaaaatccacAACAAAAATCGgaataaaagttgaaatttctcgttttcgtgtggtTGTTGACGTCGGCTTCACactgaatcaacaaaattcacacgttAACTCGTCGTTTCAAGTTTGTTGTCTTTTGGTcagtttttcgcattttctggccgTAAGACAGCAAAATACCCTACTGTCTCGGTGGGAAATTTTCTGATACGACATTTGTAATATGGGTAATTCcatggttagttgcgttacaaatttcgttatctgTGAGTCATCAAGTTAATtgtgttggctatgttttgcggtaacaaatcagtcaataaattttctaatactcaggagacacagtgctttcataccaacaagaattggaatttttagcctgcgaagtgtgacttgtgtgatcgcaaaagtcggcggttagttgcgttacacgtttgtcacttttcgaaatattttcaccaaatgtaaactgatttcggtaaacttttttttccctgaaagctaTGGTCAAGACGCGCAGTTTAATATGAGGTTGGTAGCCCAAAATTTGTGGGAGATATGtctataaaagtgatatttttcagGGGTCATTAATAGCcagaatttctttttgtttcggAATCGGTGGTCGGCaccccacagaaaatgttgctttggctcaaaaccgttcaaaacgatggttacaaaacttttcgagataacctcgacgagttaaaattcgaggatgactTTTATCACCACTGGGAAGCTGTTTTCACCTACTTTACTCACCCAACTAATATGATTGactcaaagttatttttctcgtgaagtcatatgctgtagctttcgaatggcaccgatcttcagtttttatttgaaaaaatgtaacttCGGCAACGCTTGGGTCGAAGTGATTTTACATTACTTCAAAGCAggatgaaccaaaaatcttcaaaaaaaattaatttcgtgtcatttgaagcaattgtggaattcacatctacaggaaaacaaatttacaaaaatcatttgacatttattgagaatatctcggaatgtcgaatacaaacaaacactttttggtcatatctccCCGAGACGTTACGTCAATGACCTCATGttggtgtcaaactacgcgtcttgtcaaaagctttcagcaaaaaaaacgagccatcagaacagtcggagcgtttgctgcgactgagccccgtacaaacccgtatatctattgcgtacgtgaccctagtgcgtctgtcaccctactttgaccgtaagcctattgcgccggttaatgtagttaaagtaaaattactATGTAATATggacatcttagaaattgcgcatagcgcaattacgaagccccgtacgacgttcctttcaaataaaacaaaaatttcaaatagccctaaaattttaatttattgagtataaattcacatagggcctagtatcggcctcagtccgaggatccaattttttttttcaactacattctattcggcctttgattaccttccaaatgaaacaaaaaatacgaaaaacggatgaaatttgctcgagttatatgtaaaatacacatagggccctagtagcggccttagtccgaggacccaaatttaattttttttcaacaacattctattcggtgttcgattatctttcaaatgaaacaaaaattacgaaaaacggatgaaatttactcgagttgtatgtaaaatacgcatagggccctagtagcggccttagtccgaggacccaaatttaattttttttcaacaacattctattcggcctttgattaccttccaaatgaaacaaaaattacgaaaaacggatgaaatttgctcgagttatatgtaaaatacacatagggccctagtagcggccttagtccgaggacccaaatttaatttttttttcaacaacattctattcggcctttgattaccttccaaatgaaacaaaaattacgaaaaacggatgaaatttgctcgagttatatgtaaaatacacatagggccctagtagcggccttagtccgaggacccaaatttaatttttttttcaacaacattctattcggtgttcgattatctttcaaatgaaacaaaaattacgaaaaacggatgaaatttacttgagttctatgtaaaatacacatagggccctagtagcttttcacttctaaggccctaactcacagTCCACtaacccgattttaaaaaacttttttttcctggattggtattgacactacctatcatttgccgtgtcatttacatttccatcgtttattttgccataaatatcaccaaaagaccttaaatcacttaggtggccctaactcacgaagggccgacccgaatatgcccatcttcgaacttagcctcactattttgactatctttcagggaaaaaaaaaattttgaaatcggatttgatttactcaagatatcgacgtgacggacagacggcccaaatttttattgcggattcgtcatctataaacataggcaaacactttgcccttaccgtctgcttcgaattccatcaattacacacggcatcgtaatcctataagccccttcgtacttcgtacggggctaaaaatttaatgaaatcggttcaggtttcgtgaaataaactagaattttcaaaaatttgctgaaaacaagcatacattttgatggtggtatctccccgagattttcggccaccgacctaatatggggcttaaacgacgcgtctggtcaacagctttcaaggaaaatcCGATAAGCCGAAATCGCATTtcaattggtgaaaatatttcgaacagtcacaaattagctggaatatatatatacaacctCACCATCAACAGAAAATGTACCAGCGAGACAGTAATGTATACTGCTCTGTCTTTTGTTTACAGAGTCCCAAAATGTTACTTTTATTAAATCACTGGCCAAAAGGTCAAATTAGAAATGATGAAAACTTTAAAGCATTAAAAAATGTCTCTCTCAATCTCTGTGTCAAATATGTACAAAAGTCAGTAATTAACCTAAGACCAATTATTAGTATTTGATGCAATTCGTAGTGTACATCATAAAAACGATTTGTTGAGTCTTGAAATATTAACACTACACCAGACCTGTAGTGCTAACCTCACGCTTTCTTATGACCTCTAAAAGCATGTACAAGAAATCCATTCTTTTGTCACGAAGTGAATCGGATGAGTTAAAGAAACTTACATTGTGGTCGACAAGTCGggaaatttcatttagaaATAAGCGAGGACATAGGGTCAATTCTGATCTTGTATAGAAACATTTAATGtttaatcaaatgaagtacaagattttgtgttgaaTACTGAGCGATGCTTTGAATGCACTAATCAGAACAAGAACTTTCCAAACAGCGCCCTTAGCTCAGGAATTGTAACTCTTGTCCCAAAAAAATCGGAGTTGTAAATAATCAACACTCCGTAGGATTTATATGTATAACAAAGAAAAGGTTATTTAGGTCGTTCTTCTAttgagtaaattttcaaataaaatcacGAAAACGAACGTATACAAAAGATCAAAGCTGAACCCACTTTGTGGAAATTTGATTAACATTTTAACCAACAATTACAACTCATTATGCTATTGCTAGTTGAATTATTAGCTCTCTGCGTGGTATTTTGGTATTTAATGTGAAATCTCATACGTGTATTATGTACTTgaactcaaaaaaaataacgTGATCTTATGAGGCGCAGactgtaaataaaattgcataaTGCAAATTGCCtggttttggaaaataataataaaaaaaaacgttttgctCAGTACAATTTATTGAGGATTTTTTAGTGGGATAAATACCTGAAATATCGTGGCGACAATTCCACATTAACCGGTCTTTGGATGTCTGTTAATTTCACTTACAAAATCGATTTACTGACTTATTAATAGtttgaatggattttttaTTGAGATTTCGCACTAAAAGCAGAGGTTGAATAAAAActtacattttccatatagAATGGaagacatttttgattttttttaaaaataaaaccaacttTTTCTCACCTTTCAGTTTATACGTTGCGCTCCTGGTGGCTGTTATCACAATTGCACAATGTGAAGAAGAAGCGCCAAAGAAAACCAGCGCTCTACTTCGAAGAGCAGCCGGACGTAATACTTTCACGAAGACAACTACCACTACCTCACCACCACTTCAAGATGTAAGTTCTTTTTGATCATCTTACATTTATCATGCGAGTTCCAACGAGATGTCAGAACTGAAAGCTGCATTAAAGTTCTCCAAACAAAAGCTTATTCCGAAAAATCGTTTCTCCTTTTATCAGGAATATCAAGacgaaatcgatgaaaatggCGAATATATCGATGATCAAGGTGCAATCGAAAACGGCGATGCATCCACAACCACAACGACAACGGAGCCAGCGAAAAAAATTGGTCCAATCATTCGGCCATTCCGTAGTAACGACGATTTATTGAGCGCATTGAAACGGCGCCAACAAAACATGAAGTCGATCAAGAAAGTTACATCGAAGCCGTACGTAGAGGAGGAACAAGAGAAGGAAGTGGCTCCAGTTTCGCCGTCCAAATTGAATGCAAACAACAAACCAATCGATCGTCGTAAGTATATAATCGGACAGTCTAGAATAGCCAAGTAATTCCAAggttttattttgtacatCAGTTGCAACcggatttaaataaaaccttGGGGAATACGCACCTTCAGTGCGTATTCTAATTCGAAACGTGTATACACTATTACACTACATAGTTATAACGCAACGTTTTTTGTTAACATTGACTACTGGAGTCGCCTACATATCCGGTAAATTAAAACTAAATTGTTTCTTCTGTCAACAGATTCGATAAATGCGAAGAAGAATCGTTTCGGCGGTGGCAGAGTTTCAAGTGTAGTAGCATCTGAACAGCACGACACACAACCACCTGCTGAAGAAGTAACACCGCAGCCAACAGTTAAACGGCCTGCAAGATCTCGATTCGGATTCAATAGGAGCAATTAAGATCACTTGaagagtcgaaatttttccTCGTTTTTAATTGGTTCTATTTGTGTTGTGTAAAatttaagggaaaaaaaatatttatttggataCAAAATCCACACTATGCACTCTAAAtagtttattttttgcttGTGATGATATCAAACTACATACGGTAGtgtatttacataaaataatcTACATTCTTTCTCCTACTCTCTTTCTGCTACTTTCTCCCTTTCTATTTGTCTTTGcgaaattctaaattttaaagaagaaatttttctgctcTTCACTTCCTTCGCATTTACACCGTTTAGCTCTCTGTTTACTTTACAAAAGTGGAACATGTGGAAAgagttttcattgtttgaCAGTAAACGGTGAGGTAATCGGAGTGACTGCGTTTTAATCCACacatattttctatttaaaactCTGTTaatctatctctctctctctcccttCCTCTGTCATTGACTCTCTGGTAATCTGAAATCTTACGCAAATTAAgcaaattagaaattttgttcTTCCGTTTCTTTTCTATAGTGTTTAAGGATACTCCtatgattttaaaattcatttgtgttaaatatttatgtttttttttgtaatctgTCATGTATTGAGCATTTTATGTGATTTACAATTAAATCGTTTTCgtacaaattttttagttttattctGTTTGCAGAAATGTGTTACTTCTTTACTAAGCAGAGGACCCAGAGTCTTTACTAAGCAGAGTTTAGACCACGGTCGACTTAGCATCGTAGTGCTATAGGCTGAGCTGTTCCGCTAAGGATAAGGCTGGTATTAGccgaaatgtttaatttagTGCTGTTGCCGAAGTCTATATTTTGAGCTTGTGCCTAAATTTTAGTGTTTTCGCCGTATATTGTGCCTTGTTCTTCGtgaatttaaagtaaaatgtttGCACCGCATCGATACACACATGGCGAATATGTTCTTTGTTCTCAacaattatttcattatttgcCGTGATGTGGGTGGTCAAAGTATTTCTTTCTGAGCCTGTAATTTGATTTCAGGAATTAAACATCCAGTTTCAAAGCTGGTATGTTCGACACACTGAAATAATTTGGAAGGAAAAAGTCTGGCCGAATTATTTTAGCTTTGTATATGGGCAAATGTGGCGCGTCGATTGTCTTCAATGCACATTATGTACGTATACAATAGCAGTGGTGTGATCAACTGTCAACGATATTCCGAGGTAAATCGGTCAAATTTGCTCTGAGCTGTGTTTTGTACGTGGTAAGTCAGGCGAACTTGTATTGAAATGGAATATCGTGTGCAGGCAGTTGCGACAAGCTTTGCTATGCCTAGCTGATGTCCCACTCAGCAGTTATGTTGTTGCTTTGACACTCTGTTGCCTTGTGCCAACCGCCGGTTCAACTTCCAATCGGTTTGTGGAACGGAAGTTTTTGCCTTGGATATGGTTCGCCAACGGGACCGTTCCAGTGAGCGAAAATTACATGTTTGCCTTGGATATGGCTTGTCAGCTAGACTTTTCCGATGCGCGAAACCTTTCGAGCTACAGGGTGGCTGAGGTCAGCGGGTGGATAAGTGATGGCATACTGCAGAGAAGGGATGGCAGGTGGTTCGGTTCTGTTTTTGTCGAGGCCCAAACAGGAAAgtcatttcgattttatgaGTAGACCTGGATTGGATTTAGTCGCATAAATAGTTTGGAAGGGAAAATTTCCGGTATTATTGCGAATACACACAGCTCTGTATGAATAAGTTGCGCGTCGATTGTTTTCAATGTGTATGCATACAACAGCAGTGGTGTGAATAACTGTCAACAATGTTCCGAAACAAATCAGTCACATTTGCTCTGAACTGTGTTTTGTACGTAGTGGACCAGGCGAATTTGTATTGATTTCGGTTTACGTTGTGACAGACGTACCGGCGCTTTGGCTAGCTGTCGTCCCACTCAGTGGCTATGCTATTGCTTTAACTGATAGCTCGCTACAGAGAAGAGATGACATTTGGCTTGGTTCCGTCTTAGTCGAGGCACAAGCAGGAGAATTTTAACGATTCTACAAATGTGTAGAATACCTGGATTGTCCTCGACACCCGGCCGCTGGCTATGGTATGAGGCTTGCGATTTAGAAAGGTCGGGAGAGGTTGATGTGTGGAGAGGAGGTCCGGAAAAGGGCTTCCAAAAGACCTTAATGATGACTGAGTAGCACAAGGGATCCCAAGATCTGTGTGCGTCGATCAGAAATGGTCGGCTCAAACTGACgaaatctataaaaaaaagcaGAGGACCCACCTGGTCCGCAACAGCTAGttctcaagaaaaaaaaactatttttgaaGCAAAAGTGAAGtatagctgccaaatagagtactattttgtatgaaatgttttttttagtgttttacagttgtgtgataCATTGTCACATTGTGACATTCCTATATCAAAACAATGTTTAGTAGTAGACAACAGACAACATATTTCTAAGCGCTACAAACCACTACCAAAAGCACTacattcacgccgtaagtgcggtcgaaattcaaaatctttctcacgcaagtatttctaacgcagcgtcaatttcatacaaggaaatgtatttttcagttcactttttcatcaactcgttcacttgaaattcaaatttaaggCACACTtaccgtggatttacatagcaacgtaaaagtgacagatgcaatgttttttaaatactgcaacccgaaatttcattcataaaattaaaattatgaatgaaatttcgagagGAAACtctttgcatctgtcacttttacgttgctatgtaaatccacagttacggcgtgaattgacAAGCTTTTCGTTATTCTCATCGAtataattcacgccgtaagtgcggtcaaaattcaaaatggaaagtgcggaggtctttttaacgtagcgtcattttcatatcgagaagcgttgaaatgaattttttggttcactttttcatcgaatcgttcacttaaaattcaaattttaggcacacttatggcgtgaatatactgtagataatgagacacgaaaaacgaaatttcggaaatatagcacacatacaagtgcaaaaaatacgaatcacaatacaaaacgaagagaaaaaggaaattgagaaatgtgatctttccgcataaagttGCTTTACCCtttattatatcgatggttaTTCTAAATGCAACGGAAGAAGCACGTTTTTGTAACTTGATTGGCGCGAGGACAATACACTTATtccgaaactttttttggtgTCTAGACTCCTTATGAAGTtaagtatggaaatgaaaacacaGCAGTTGGattatttgtgaatattttcacaaacaagtataaacagttttgattggaTGTGtgtatcagctgaaaaacagataaagcaaaatcatgctgaaattttccAGCCTCTGACTGTATTAGGATGAATCTTTCAACCGATGAACCGATTTATTCAAGGATCGATGATAGTGTTTTTTAGGAAGTAGGTTTATATTTAACCTTATCATTCAATCTTTGAAACGATCATCTTCATGGTCTATGATCCAAGGCGAGAGGAACAAGAAAAAAGATACAACGCTGTGaagtattataaaaaaataggCCACCAAAAACTAGTAATTTTATGAGTGCATTCAAACCATAAGACCGcttcaattcaaaatgaacgaaaatgaaaCGCACACCACCCAAATCAAAGGCAGCTGTAGCTGCAAAGAGAAACGCGAAAGCGACCTAATTAGTAGCTCTTTCGAATCGACTTCGTCACACTAGAGCTACGCAgatgtttttgtatttgtaattttgataactgaaataaatgaaatgaaattatctTCTCTTCGCCTGATGTTCTACTGTCAAAATTGACAGTATCAAAAAAATTAGGTCACTTTCGTATAAACGATTATGCTTTGTTGaacccaaggctgtatactttggggaggtcacgcagatgcagatacgcgggttacacaccacgtttcatacaaaaaattcaccacgccatacaaattcaattttggtgaatttgtttgtatggaaaaggtgtgttcccgcgtatctaataaaatggcgatctgcgtgacctccccaaagtatacagccttggttgaACCATGTTCCATGAAAATATATACGCCTGAAATGTAAAAATCTttataaacatagctaacgccgacccgtacgaaacacctattcgtatcaacagcctttaatgtgaaactcttcatttctcttacttcattttcttctctgctgaaaaactattcttccttttaaatcacttacattatccactctttgccttgttatcatatacaactaaattgccggaggcaatatagacagcgccgtacgaagtcaa
It includes:
- the LOC119067721 gene encoding uncharacterized protein LOC119067721, with the translated sequence MKTVNILYVALLVAVITIAQCEEEAPKKTSALLRRAAGRNTFTKTTTTTSPPLQDEYQDEIDENGEYIDDQGAIENGDASTTTTTTEPAKKIGPIIRPFRSNDDLLSALKRRQQNMKSIKKVTSKPYVEEEQEKEVAPVSPSKLNANNKPIDRHSINAKKNRFGGGRVSSVVASEQHDTQPPAEEVTPQPTVKRPARSRFGFNRSN